The following are encoded in a window of Vigna unguiculata cultivar IT97K-499-35 chromosome 8, ASM411807v1, whole genome shotgun sequence genomic DNA:
- the LOC114193682 gene encoding protein trichome birefringence-like 33 → MKAPLSASSSLLRGKGRLSPYLFTLIAFILFVAILYGQDFMCVFDEHLQSYSYSDKLSSTTQRVKQHKVPFAVGKTEEGCDIFSGSWVRDELNRPLYEESECPYIQPQLTCQEHGRPDKDYQHWRWQPHHCDLPKFNASLVLETLRGKRMMFVGDSLNRGQYVSFVCLLHKLIPEDEKSMETFDSLTVFTAKEYNATIEFYWAPFLLESNSDNAVIHRISDRIVRKGSINKHGKNWKGVDIVVFNTYLWWMTGLKMKVLLGSFDDEVKDIVELSTEDAYRMAMKSMLRWVRLNMDPKKTRVFFTSMSPSHGKSIDWGDEEGGNCYNETSLIDDPNYWGSDCRKSIMEVIGEVFSKSKVPITFLNITQLSSYRRDAHTSIYKKQWSPLTPEQLANPVSYADCVHWCLPGLQDTWNELLFAKLFYP, encoded by the exons ATGAAGGCACCATTATCAGCTTCTTCTTCCCTTCTGAGAGGAAAGGGTCGTCTCTCTCCATATCTCTTCACACTCATAGCTTTCATTCTCTTCGTTGCCATTCTCTATGGCCAAGACTTCATGTGTGTCTTCGACGAACACCTCCAAAGCTACTCTTATTCCGACAAACTCTCCTCCACAACTC aaagagtgaaACAACATAAGGTGCCATTTGCGGTGGGAAAAACAGAGGAAGGATGTGACATCTTCAGTGGAAGTTGGGTTCGAGATGAGTTGAATCGACCATTGTACGAGGAATCAGAATGTCCATACATTCAACCACAATTAACTTGCCAAGAACATGGACGACCCGACAAGGATTATCAACACTGGAGATGGCAGCCCCATCATTGTGATCTTCCTAA ATTCAATGCTAGTTTGGTGCTCGAAACACTTCGAGGGAAAAGGATGATGTTTGTTGGTGATTCTCTTAATCGTGGTCAATATGTCTCTTTCGTGTGTCTTCTCCATAAACTCATTCCTGAGGATGAAAAATCAATGGAAACCTTTGATTCACTTACAGTGTTCACTGCAAAG GAATACAATGCCACAATTGAGTTTTATTGGGCACCTTTTCTTCTTGAATCAAACTCAGACAATGCAGTCATTCACAGAATATCTGATAGGATTGTTAGAAAAGGTTCGATCAATAAGCATGGTAAGAATTGGAAAGGTGTTGACATTGTAGTATTCAACACCTATCTTTGGTGGATGACTGGCTTGAAGATGAAAGTACT ACTTGGATCTTTCGATGATGAAGTAAAAGATATTGTTGAGCTCTCAACAGAAGATGCATATCGTATGGCTATGAAAAGTATGCTTAGATGGGTTAGGTTGAACATGGATCCAAAGAAAACTAGAGTGTTCTTCACAAGCATGTCACCTTCCCATGGAAA GAGCATAGATTGGGGAGATGAAGAAGGAGGAAATTGTTACAATGAAACAAGTTTAATTGATGATCCAAACTATTGGGGCTCAGATTGCAGAAAGAGTATAATGGAAGTAATTGGAGAAGTGTTTAGCAAATCTAAAGTGCCTATTACATTTTTGAACATCACACAATTGTCAAGTTATCGTAGAGATGCACACACTTCAATATATAAGAAACAATGGAGTCCATTGACTCCAGAGCAATTAGCTAACCCAGTTAGTTATGCTGATTGTGTACATTGGTGTTTACCTGGCCTTCAAGATACTTGGAATGAGCTTTTGTTTGCCAAGTTATTTTATCCCtga
- the LOC114193574 gene encoding abscisic acid receptor PYL4-like, translating into MTCPIQLHRFNPTTDASTAIANGVNCPKPPQTAPSTRRLLPKGSVPEAAARHHTHAVGPSQCCSVVIQAIEAPVSAVWPVVRRFDNPQGYKHFVKSCHVVAGDGIRVGALREVRVVSGLPAVSSTERLEILDDERHVMSFSVIGGDHRLRNYRSVTTLHGDGNGGTVVIESYVVDVPPGNTKEETCVFVDTIVRCNLQSLAQIAENMASQQH; encoded by the coding sequence ATGACTTGCCCTATTCAACTCCACCGATTCAACCCTACAACCGACGCATCCACCGCCATAGCAAACGGCGTTAACTGTCCCAAACCGCCGCAGACGGCGCCGTCAACGCGACGTCTATTGCCCAAAGGAAGCGTGCCGGAGGCGGCGGCTCGACACCACACGCACGCGGTGGGGCCAAGCCAGTGCTGCTCCGTCGTGATCCAGGCGATCGAGGCGCCGGTCTCCGCCGTGTGGCCCGTGGTGCGGCGCTTCGACAATCCGCAGGGGTACAAGCACTTCGTGAAGAGCTGCCACGTGGTCGCCGGCGACGGCATTCGCGTGGGCGCACTCCGCGAGGTGCGCGTGGTCTCCGGCCTCCCCGCCGTTTCGAGCACCGAGCGGCTCGAGATCCTTGACGACGAAAGGCACGTGATGAGCTTCAGCGTGATCGGCGGCGACCACCGCCTGAGAAACTACCGGTCGGTGACGACGCTCCACGGTGACGGCAACGGAGGCACGGTTGTGATCGAGTCGTACGTGGTTGACGTACCTCCCGGTAACACCAAGGAGGAAACCTGCGTCTTCGTGGACACAATCGTACGGTGCAATCTGCAGTCCCTCGCTCAGATCGCTGAAAACATGGCAAGTCAACAACACTGA